A single Bifidobacterium asteroides DNA region contains:
- a CDS encoding O-acetylhomoserine aminocarboxypropyltransferase/cysteine synthase family protein, which translates to MTDQNPHKYHFETLQLHVGQEQADPATDSRAVPIYATTSYVFHDFDHAEARFALKDPGNIYGRLTNSTQGVFEDRIAALENGTAGLAVASGAAAVEYAFRNITQTGDHIVSSKNIYGGTFNLLKHTLPRDGVETTFVDPSDPSNFESAIQDNTKLVFFETFGNPNADLPDFEAISKIAHDHNLPVIVDNTFATPYLFRPLEHGADIVVESATKFIGGHGTTLGGVVVEGGKFDWAAVPGKFPTLTEPDPSYHGLRFYQDLGAAAFVTRIRAILLRDTGAVISPFAAFLLLQGTETLSLRVERHVENALKVVDYLQTVPEVESVSHPAIEGRPDHELYKRYFPNGAGSIFTFDLKGGKDAARVFINNLHLFSLLANVADVKSLAIHPASTTHSQETPEELEDQAIHPGTIRLSIGTENIEDILDDLKGAFQALKESGLAK; encoded by the coding sequence ATGACCGACCAGAACCCGCACAAGTACCATTTCGAGACGCTTCAGCTCCACGTGGGCCAGGAGCAGGCCGACCCAGCCACTGATTCCCGGGCCGTGCCCATCTACGCCACCACCAGCTACGTCTTCCACGACTTCGACCACGCCGAGGCCCGGTTTGCGCTGAAGGACCCGGGCAACATCTACGGCCGTCTGACCAACTCCACCCAGGGGGTCTTCGAGGACAGGATCGCCGCCCTGGAGAACGGCACTGCCGGTTTGGCCGTGGCCTCGGGAGCGGCAGCCGTGGAGTATGCCTTCCGGAACATCACCCAGACCGGGGACCATATTGTGTCCTCCAAGAACATCTACGGCGGCACCTTCAACCTCCTCAAGCACACCCTGCCCCGCGATGGTGTCGAGACCACCTTCGTGGACCCTTCGGACCCGTCCAACTTCGAGTCGGCCATCCAGGACAACACCAAGCTGGTCTTCTTCGAGACCTTCGGCAACCCCAACGCCGACCTGCCCGACTTCGAGGCCATCTCCAAGATCGCCCATGACCACAACCTCCCGGTGATCGTCGACAACACTTTCGCCACTCCTTACCTGTTCCGTCCGCTGGAGCACGGGGCTGACATCGTCGTGGAATCGGCCACCAAGTTCATTGGCGGCCACGGCACCACCCTGGGCGGGGTCGTCGTTGAAGGCGGCAAGTTCGACTGGGCGGCAGTGCCCGGCAAGTTCCCCACCTTGACCGAACCCGACCCCAGCTACCACGGTCTGCGCTTCTACCAGGATCTGGGGGCTGCGGCCTTCGTCACCCGCATTCGCGCCATCCTCCTGCGCGACACCGGCGCCGTCATCTCGCCCTTTGCAGCCTTCCTCCTCCTGCAGGGGACGGAGACACTCTCGCTGAGGGTTGAGCGCCACGTCGAGAACGCCTTGAAGGTGGTGGATTATCTGCAGACCGTGCCGGAGGTGGAGTCGGTCAGCCATCCGGCCATCGAGGGGCGCCCCGACCACGAGCTCTACAAGCGCTACTTCCCCAACGGCGCCGGGTCCATCTTCACCTTCGATCTGAAGGGCGGCAAGGATGCGGCCAGGGTCTTCATCAACAACCTGCATCTCTTCTCCCTCCTGGCCAACGTGGCTGATGTGAAGTCGCTGGCCATCCACCCGGCATCGACCACCCACTCCCAGGAGACACCGGAGGAGCTGGAGGATCAGGCCATCCATCCCGGTACCATCAGGCTCTCCATCGGCACAGAGAACATCGAGGACATTCTGGACGACCTCAAGGGTGCCTTCCAGGCATTGAAGGAGTCCGGTCTGGCCAAGTAA
- a CDS encoding pyridoxamine kinase, translating into MAGQTDDQNRLYQRDSKYIPRVAAVHDMCGYGKCSLTAAIPILSAAGCDVCPVPTALFSAHTMFKDYTFHDTTEMLPGYLDAWQKEGVDLDGIYSGFLGSAEQVDIIQRMYREYPKALRLVDPVMGDGGSMYPTYTEEMCRAVTNLVDGADLLMPNLTEVSLLTGIDYEGQDLDDAQVGQRLGRLLDMGAKNVIIKGIDRKDGKLRNFVASADHGGVSERTELVHDKLPFMIHGTGDAFASSLCGALFAGRGLADAARIAGEFVRSAMQHTRNQPDYQQRGVSFELDLGQMTALMQEQ; encoded by the coding sequence ATGGCCGGACAGACGGACGATCAGAACAGGCTCTACCAGCGCGACAGCAAGTACATCCCCCGAGTCGCCGCTGTGCATGACATGTGCGGGTATGGCAAGTGCTCGCTGACGGCCGCCATCCCCATCCTTTCGGCAGCCGGATGCGACGTTTGCCCGGTGCCCACAGCCCTGTTCAGCGCGCATACCATGTTCAAGGACTACACCTTCCACGACACCACTGAAATGCTGCCGGGATACCTGGATGCCTGGCAGAAGGAGGGCGTCGACCTGGACGGGATCTACAGCGGGTTCCTGGGCAGCGCCGAGCAGGTCGACATCATTCAGCGCATGTATCGGGAATACCCCAAGGCCCTGCGGCTGGTCGACCCGGTCATGGGCGACGGCGGATCCATGTACCCCACCTACACCGAGGAAATGTGCCGGGCCGTGACCAACCTGGTCGATGGGGCCGACCTGCTCATGCCCAACCTGACCGAGGTCAGTCTGCTGACCGGCATCGACTACGAAGGCCAGGACCTTGACGATGCCCAGGTCGGTCAGCGTCTGGGCCGCCTGCTGGATATGGGCGCGAAAAACGTCATCATCAAGGGCATCGACCGGAAGGACGGCAAGCTGCGCAACTTCGTGGCCTCAGCAGATCATGGCGGAGTCAGCGAGCGCACCGAGCTGGTCCATGACAAGCTGCCCTTCATGATCCACGGGACCGGCGATGCCTTTGCATCCAGCCTCTGCGGGGCGCTCTTTGCAGGACGAGGCCTGGCCGATGCCGCCCGGATCGCCGGCGAATTCGTCCGCTCAGCCATGCAGCATACACGCAATCAGCCCGACTATCAGCAGCGCGGTGTCAGCTTCGAGCTGGATCTGGGGCAGATGACTGCTCTGATGCAGGAGCAGTGA
- a CDS encoding YraN family protein: MDTQALTRPTNLRTVFNDKDDRTDADAMFADPSATQPISALPDSIGSASNAEIMQPGNTTSATSSPESCDMELADVERQIRAKGVSSRELGRLGEDYACQWLRQRNWRILARNWRSRFGELDIIALDPEATLVFVEVKTRRTGRFGSPEQAVGPRKQTHLRRAAVQWLISHDRDPNARHRGTRFDVISLSVKSDPARSMHTEGSHPPASCQATAEAVRGSNRSGRGGWNPGSVFLRHTREAF; the protein is encoded by the coding sequence ATGGATACACAAGCACTGACTAGACCAACCAATCTCCGCACAGTCTTCAACGACAAGGACGACAGAACCGATGCCGACGCTATGTTCGCAGACCCATCGGCCACACAGCCCATAAGCGCTCTGCCTGATTCCATAGGCTCCGCCAGCAACGCGGAAATAATGCAACCTGGAAATACCACATCAGCCACGAGCAGCCCTGAATCTTGCGACATGGAGCTGGCAGATGTTGAGCGACAGATCAGAGCCAAAGGCGTAAGCAGCCGAGAGCTCGGACGTTTGGGCGAAGACTACGCCTGCCAGTGGCTGAGACAACGAAACTGGAGAATCCTGGCCCGGAATTGGAGAAGCAGATTCGGCGAGCTGGACATCATCGCCCTGGATCCTGAGGCGACTCTGGTCTTCGTAGAGGTCAAGACCAGACGCACCGGTCGGTTCGGGTCCCCGGAACAGGCAGTCGGCCCGCGCAAACAGACCCATCTGCGTCGAGCAGCTGTCCAATGGCTGATAAGCCACGACCGAGATCCCAACGCACGGCATCGCGGCACCCGTTTTGATGTCATCAGCCTGTCAGTCAAGTCCGACCCTGCCAGAAGCATGCATACCGAGGGGTCCCATCCCCCGGCTTCCTGTCAGGCAACCGCCGAGGCCGTCAGGGGATCCAACCGTTCGGGCAGGGGCGGCTGGAATCCGGGATCGGTCTTCCTCAGACACACCAGGGAGGCCTTCTGA
- a CDS encoding YifB family Mg chelatase-like AAA ATPase — MRLGSAESVGLIGLKAFLIHVQSFISPGLPYFSIIGLPDASLSESRERVKSACSACGFRWPQTRVTVNMSPASKPKHGSSHDLAIATSVLEAGGALPTEGLDHTVILGELNLDGTILPINGLLPILTQARAQGITHAFVPADNLDEARLVPDIEVVGLRHLGQLIQALGGQSRIVVPEADTRRDSDKSTAIASVHPRNSGHEDNSPANADSSPPKPDMADVIGQEETKWAMMVAAAGGHHMLMVGPPGAGKSMLAERLPSIMPALDAVQQLEVASIRSLCGTLSQYGISDVPPFEAPHHTISMAAMVGGGAGLATPGAITRAHRGVLFMDEAPEFSPRVIQSLREPLEIGRIFLSRAKGSTTFPARFQLVMAANPCPCGYGYGTGERCTCTPRERLRYWNRLSGPIMDRIDIQTTVPPVTDPGFDDHRPRQRSAQIRQRVTRARQTAKERFRKQGWTCNAQISGEWLRQNTSAKARSVVDQALRRQRISLRGADRTMRLAWTLADLDGRTSPGADDVNTGILLRTRAV; from the coding sequence ATGCGTCTCGGATCCGCCGAATCCGTGGGACTGATAGGTCTTAAGGCCTTTCTCATCCACGTGCAGTCCTTCATCTCCCCAGGGCTGCCCTACTTCTCCATCATCGGTCTGCCGGATGCCTCCTTGTCGGAGTCGCGGGAACGGGTCAAATCCGCCTGCTCGGCCTGCGGATTCCGGTGGCCGCAGACCAGGGTCACCGTCAACATGTCCCCTGCTTCAAAACCCAAGCATGGCTCCTCACACGATCTGGCCATCGCGACCAGCGTTCTGGAAGCCGGCGGAGCGCTGCCGACGGAGGGCCTAGACCATACTGTCATCCTGGGCGAACTCAACCTGGACGGCACTATTCTGCCCATCAACGGTTTGCTCCCCATTCTCACTCAGGCCAGAGCTCAGGGAATCACGCATGCTTTCGTCCCTGCAGACAACCTTGATGAGGCCCGTCTAGTTCCCGATATCGAGGTCGTGGGACTGCGCCACCTGGGCCAGCTCATCCAGGCCTTGGGTGGGCAAAGCAGGATTGTCGTCCCCGAAGCAGACACTCGCCGGGACTCTGACAAGTCGACCGCCATAGCGAGTGTGCACCCCAGGAACTCAGGTCATGAAGACAACTCACCCGCCAATGCCGACTCGTCTCCGCCCAAGCCGGACATGGCTGATGTGATCGGCCAGGAGGAGACCAAATGGGCCATGATGGTAGCTGCAGCCGGCGGTCACCACATGCTCATGGTCGGTCCTCCAGGAGCCGGCAAAAGCATGCTTGCAGAACGGCTTCCCAGCATCATGCCCGCCCTGGATGCTGTTCAACAACTGGAGGTGGCCTCCATCCGATCTTTGTGCGGCACGCTGAGCCAATATGGGATCTCCGATGTGCCGCCCTTCGAGGCTCCTCATCATACGATCTCCATGGCGGCCATGGTTGGTGGCGGCGCCGGACTGGCCACGCCTGGCGCCATCACCCGTGCCCACCGCGGCGTCCTCTTCATGGATGAAGCCCCGGAATTCTCCCCAAGGGTGATCCAATCCCTGCGCGAGCCCCTGGAGATCGGGCGAATCTTCCTGTCCCGCGCCAAGGGCAGCACCACCTTCCCGGCTCGTTTCCAACTGGTCATGGCTGCCAACCCCTGCCCCTGCGGATACGGATACGGCACAGGCGAGCGCTGCACCTGCACGCCCCGCGAGCGCCTCCGCTACTGGAACAGGCTGTCCGGACCCATCATGGACCGCATCGACATCCAAACCACAGTCCCGCCGGTGACCGACCCGGGATTCGACGACCACCGCCCACGCCAGCGCAGCGCCCAGATCCGCCAGCGTGTGACCCGCGCCCGCCAGACGGCAAAAGAACGCTTCCGCAAGCAGGGCTGGACCTGCAACGCCCAGATCAGCGGAGAATGGCTGCGCCAGAACACATCAGCCAAGGCACGTTCGGTTGTGGATCAGGCCCTGCGCAGGCAACGGATCAGTCTGCGAGGAGCCGACAGGACCATGCGCCTGGCTTGGACTCTGGCAGACCTGGACGGGCGGACCAGCCCGGGTGCGGACGACGTGAACACCGGCATCCTGCTCAGGACAAGGGCCGTCTGA
- a CDS encoding DNA-processing protein DprA yields the protein MSKPLIKTMPAGRPRPMTIVESDWLARAVLTLAADGPDAFMIACLLGSNQAADLCRNLIELGAPNQSDGKDPHEAARSKLDERFLKGTARWGRQTSPEDLTRFHKISSSWRRRLTPLLAMDTDQVRTMMTGGGQFWVMTPGDPCWPGQVDDLARRSDWSPPLCLWGRGNPEALICCDHPLAVVGSRACDEYGRSIAHQIARQAAGQGHLVVSGGAMGTDAAAHWGALAAGGGRTVAVFAGGLLHMGPKRNSRLFENIEADGGALISELPPGTIPEARRFLLRNRIIAALASDIVVAQARHRSGALNTANWGVELGRRVLAAPGRIDQPENTGCNRLIHEGKAELLLSASDIQDICHPAHGPIHPDEPVRQGTDSSVKTAEDHEHQGSRQPTQRVPPLDCDHPIQTTHGNQPLPITLKQSGTNKCRLSTHSQHKEHPSTPPSNPGMAHEHEKADDDRLTKEEATVLAAVRTCQRRGGPPMMGQLRTELANQGHELSVRHLMQLLGSLEIRGLINLKGGCVVAEDQKNQAFQRQRFKSTTQPSAPADSSLRGGTK from the coding sequence ATGTCCAAACCCTTGATAAAAACCATGCCTGCCGGCCGACCGCGACCGATGACCATAGTCGAGAGCGACTGGCTTGCCAGAGCTGTGCTGACCTTGGCGGCAGATGGCCCCGATGCCTTCATGATCGCCTGCCTGCTGGGCTCGAACCAGGCAGCCGACCTGTGCCGAAACCTGATCGAGCTGGGAGCGCCGAACCAGTCGGATGGCAAGGACCCTCACGAAGCAGCACGCTCCAAACTGGACGAACGCTTTCTTAAGGGGACGGCTCGGTGGGGACGACAAACGAGCCCTGAGGACCTCACCCGGTTCCACAAGATCAGCAGCTCCTGGCGAAGACGTCTGACGCCCCTGCTGGCCATGGACACCGACCAGGTGCGGACCATGATGACTGGTGGAGGCCAATTCTGGGTGATGACCCCAGGCGACCCCTGCTGGCCAGGTCAGGTGGACGACCTGGCACGCCGCTCCGACTGGTCCCCTCCCCTCTGCCTGTGGGGACGAGGCAATCCTGAAGCATTGATCTGCTGTGACCACCCCTTGGCCGTTGTCGGATCCAGAGCCTGTGACGAGTATGGCCGGTCCATCGCCCATCAAATAGCCAGACAGGCTGCCGGCCAAGGCCACCTGGTCGTCTCCGGCGGGGCCATGGGCACGGATGCCGCCGCCCACTGGGGAGCCCTGGCCGCTGGCGGCGGACGCACGGTCGCCGTTTTTGCTGGAGGCCTGCTGCATATGGGTCCCAAACGCAACAGCCGTCTGTTCGAGAACATCGAAGCAGATGGCGGCGCGCTGATCAGCGAACTGCCGCCTGGCACCATCCCTGAGGCGCGTCGGTTCCTGCTGCGCAACCGGATCATCGCCGCCCTGGCCTCCGACATCGTGGTTGCACAGGCCCGTCACCGATCCGGCGCCCTGAACACCGCCAACTGGGGTGTGGAATTGGGCCGTCGCGTGCTGGCTGCCCCCGGCAGAATCGACCAGCCGGAAAACACCGGCTGCAACCGGCTCATCCATGAGGGCAAGGCGGAGTTGCTCCTGTCGGCATCCGACATCCAAGACATCTGCCATCCCGCCCATGGACCTATCCACCCTGACGAGCCTGTTCGACAAGGGACCGACAGTTCAGTCAAAACCGCCGAAGATCATGAGCATCAAGGAAGTAGGCAGCCCACGCAGCGCGTACCGCCGCTTGACTGTGATCATCCTATCCAAACCACTCACGGCAATCAGCCGCTCCCGATCACGCTCAAACAATCCGGTACTAATAAATGCAGGCTTTCGACCCACTCTCAGCACAAAGAGCATCCTTCAACCCCGCCATCAAATCCAGGCATGGCCCATGAACACGAAAAAGCCGACGACGATCGCCTAACCAAGGAGGAGGCAACCGTGCTGGCGGCTGTCCGTACCTGCCAGCGCCGGGGCGGTCCGCCCATGATGGGACAGCTTCGCACTGAGCTGGCCAATCAGGGACATGAACTCTCAGTCAGGCATCTGATGCAGCTGCTGGGTTCCCTGGAGATTCGTGGTCTGATCAACCTGAAGGGCGGATGCGTGGTAGCTGAAGACCAGAAGAATCAGGCCTTCCAGCGACAGCGATTCAAATCCACCACCCAGCCGTCCGCACCAGCCGATTCATCGCTGCGGGGAGGAACAAAATGA
- a CDS encoding MGMT family protein, with protein sequence MTELSFSQQVYQVVRRIPRGKVATYGQVASLTGHPRNARFVGYALHDNPEPGVIPCHRVVFRDGSLAPGFAFGGPERQRQLLEDEGVHFVPPRSDESAGADGWVVDLNRCRWKA encoded by the coding sequence ATGACCGAACTTTCCTTCTCCCAGCAGGTGTATCAGGTCGTCAGGCGGATCCCTCGCGGCAAGGTGGCCACCTACGGTCAGGTCGCCTCCCTGACTGGTCATCCACGCAACGCCAGGTTCGTGGGTTATGCGCTTCATGACAATCCTGAACCTGGGGTGATTCCCTGTCATCGCGTGGTCTTCCGCGATGGTTCTCTGGCCCCGGGATTCGCTTTTGGCGGGCCTGAACGCCAGCGTCAGCTGCTGGAGGATGAAGGCGTTCATTTTGTTCCTCCCCGCAGCGATGAATCGGCTGGTGCGGACGGCTGGGTGGTGGATTTGAATCGCTGTCGCTGGAAGGCCTGA
- a CDS encoding FAD-dependent oxidoreductase encodes MNPQKVRNRYDAVIVGAGAAGLSTALGLYRALESDGNRNGSSPKVLVVSKLQPLRSHTGSAEGGIAASLGNQEKDDWHWHYYDTIKGSDWLADQDAVRILAEQAPGIVIQLEHDGVAFSRTEDGHIAQRKFGGHTADYGGHPVRRAAYAADRIGHQILHALWQQCLHLGVEFAEEWYVTDLVVDPPTDEKSGGHARGLIVLNTHAGKLQAIQADNIVLCTGGAGRLFHTTSNSWDLTGDGMALALQAGLQLEDIEFIQFHPTGLGHTGILLSEASRAEGGVLRNSQGKAFMQDYAPGHGDLAARDVVSRSIMAEIDAGRGVADPSDPDGPHDCVWLDMTGIDGQRMTALLPQVTETIHRYAHLDPTVDMVPVKPTAHYTMGGIPITDRGRVYRWQDGRRRVVDGLFAAGECSCVSVHGANRLGGNSLLDACLFGTKTGQTIAAAMSNADKPNDMTDTSPLAQALQKRQAFMDELLAGASNAEPSEPALADNQGEEPDTGDEAGLNNPYVLMGRLGRLMEEAVAVRCDQSSIERGLRGLDHLDADAKQLRAHSGTAVLNQEVTAIMEVDNLLTLARAVLNASLQRQESRGALYRSDYPQRDDEHYLAHTMIDAKENVSWQPVHIVDMPPKGRNY; translated from the coding sequence ATGAATCCGCAGAAGGTCAGAAACCGCTATGATGCCGTCATCGTCGGAGCCGGAGCGGCCGGATTGTCGACGGCTCTGGGACTCTATAGAGCTCTGGAGAGCGACGGAAACAGGAACGGCTCGTCGCCAAAGGTCCTGGTCGTCTCCAAGCTGCAGCCCCTGCGATCCCACACCGGCTCAGCAGAGGGCGGCATTGCGGCCAGTCTGGGCAACCAGGAAAAAGACGACTGGCATTGGCACTACTACGACACCATCAAGGGCAGCGACTGGCTGGCTGACCAGGATGCCGTGCGGATTCTGGCCGAGCAGGCCCCGGGCATCGTCATCCAGCTGGAGCATGACGGAGTGGCCTTCTCAAGGACTGAAGACGGGCACATCGCCCAGCGGAAGTTCGGCGGCCATACCGCTGATTATGGCGGACACCCAGTCAGGAGAGCAGCCTATGCAGCCGATCGCATCGGCCACCAGATCCTCCACGCCCTTTGGCAGCAGTGCCTGCACCTGGGAGTCGAGTTCGCTGAGGAATGGTATGTGACCGATCTGGTCGTTGACCCGCCCACTGATGAGAAATCCGGCGGCCATGCCCGAGGACTGATCGTCCTGAACACCCACGCCGGCAAACTGCAGGCCATCCAAGCCGACAATATCGTCCTGTGCACGGGCGGAGCCGGCCGACTCTTCCATACGACCTCCAACTCCTGGGACCTGACCGGTGACGGCATGGCGCTCGCCCTGCAGGCCGGCCTGCAGCTGGAGGATATAGAGTTCATCCAATTCCATCCCACCGGCCTGGGCCACACCGGCATTCTTCTTTCAGAAGCCTCCCGCGCAGAAGGCGGCGTGCTCAGGAACAGTCAGGGCAAGGCTTTCATGCAGGACTACGCGCCGGGACACGGCGACCTGGCCGCCAGGGATGTGGTCAGCCGTTCCATCATGGCCGAGATTGATGCAGGTCGCGGGGTGGCCGATCCATCGGACCCGGACGGGCCTCATGATTGCGTCTGGCTGGACATGACCGGCATTGACGGCCAGCGCATGACCGCCCTGCTCCCCCAGGTCACCGAGACCATCCATCGATACGCCCACCTGGATCCCACTGTGGATATGGTTCCGGTCAAACCCACCGCCCACTACACCATGGGAGGCATCCCCATCACGGATCGCGGCCGTGTCTATCGCTGGCAGGATGGACGCCGTCGAGTCGTCGACGGACTGTTTGCCGCCGGGGAATGCTCCTGTGTCAGCGTTCATGGGGCCAACCGGCTGGGCGGCAATTCCCTGCTGGATGCCTGCCTCTTTGGCACCAAAACCGGGCAGACCATCGCCGCCGCCATGTCCAATGCCGACAAGCCAAACGACATGACCGACACGTCTCCGCTGGCACAAGCCCTGCAGAAGCGTCAGGCCTTCATGGACGAGTTGCTGGCTGGCGCAAGCAACGCCGAGCCCTCGGAACCAGCATTGGCCGACAACCAAGGCGAAGAACCCGACACCGGTGACGAGGCCGGCCTGAACAACCCTTACGTACTGATGGGCCGACTGGGACGGCTGATGGAGGAGGCCGTTGCCGTCCGATGCGATCAGAGCAGCATCGAAAGGGGTTTGCGCGGCCTGGATCACCTGGATGCTGATGCCAAACAGCTGCGTGCGCACAGTGGGACAGCAGTGCTCAACCAGGAGGTGACCGCCATCATGGAGGTGGACAACCTGCTGACCTTGGCCCGGGCCGTCCTGAACGCCAGCCTGCAGCGTCAGGAGTCCCGCGGCGCCCTGTACCGGAGCGATTATCCGCAGCGCGATGACGAACACTACCTGGCTCACACCATGATCGATGCCAAGGAAA